DNA from Anaerolineae bacterium:
ATTCCGCTTTCGGCGGGAGAGATTCCCCAACGAAGCTATCACCTCCCAAAGGGCACAGTTAATACACGATTGGATACTCTCTCTTGCAAGGCAAGAAATGGATCCTGAAGAGCGAAATCAATTGCTCATTCAATTTTGTCATAGCCTTGCAAATGACCAGAATCGAAAAGAAGTTGATAAAGTTCTCATCAGCGCAGGTATTTCTCAAGGAGTAGTCAATAGGGAAGATCACGCCCTATTTCTTGCCCGTGATTTTCACCCCGAGATAATCAGGCATTGTAGGGAATTGTTCCTGCAAGGCAATTATTTCCACGCCGTATTTGAAGCGTGTAAGGCGTACAACCTTTGTGTCAAGCAAAAAGCACAAAGCACTAAAGACGGCGCTTCCCTTATGCTTGATGTTTGGGGATGTGACAAAGGTGTACTCAAGATAACCACCTGTGCTACCCAAACAGACAAAGATGTGCAAGAGGGCATTAAGTTTCTGTCGGCTGGGCTAATGCAGGCCATACGAAATCCAACGGCGCACGAGCCTGCGATTCTCTGGCCAATCAGCAGGCAGGATTGTCTTGATATCTTAGGTTTGATATCTTTTTTGTTTCGACAGCTTGACAAGGCTGTGTATTTCAAGGCTGAATGATAACAGAAATGCCGCCTAACCAGCGCTGGCATCCGACGCCGCTCCGCTGCGCTTTCACGGCGCAGGTGAATCGCCTGCCGTTGGGCGGCTTATAGCCTTCATGTGAAAGGGAGGCAATTACAATGCAACAAAAATCTTCTACACGACGATCGAGATTACCTTGCATCGCTATTGTTGGCCTGGTTATTTTGGGCATATTGCTGTGTAGCGGTTTCCTAATAGGGGGGGCTTTTGGGGCTTGGTCGCTTGGCCGAATCCTTGCCTACACCACCGCCGCGTCCAACATTGGTTGAAAGCAATGAGTACTGGCTTAGCGGTATAGAACTTGGTCCTATTAGAGATTATTGGGTCGACCTACTTTCGTTGCCCAATCACGGCCAGATTCAACTATAGTAGCTGTTGTAAGCGATAGCTCACGGGTGCGATTGATACGCAAACAGGGCGGTTGGTGCTATATAGAGGTGATAGAGGAGTACTTCAGAGACCCCCTTTTAGTGAACGACAAGATTGAGGAGGGATGGGTAGAATGCTCGCGTTTGCTTGACTATCAGCCTACTCCATTGCCTACTCCGGTTCTGACACCTCAGCGGCCATCGGATTAAACACAATGATTATTATTGGATTACAGGAGTGACAAACTATGATGGCGGATGAGATCGAAAAGGATCGGGAACTGTAGCAAGTACTTTGGGCGTGCTATAAATATTGACAAGACGAGCCATTGCCACCTGAAAAGAGGGCTATTTGCTATAGCTGGGTTGTGGGAGTTTATGAGAACAGGTTTGATTTTAAATTCCACCCATCCCGTTTACGGCGCTTGGAGAAGCTCGGTTTCCTAAAGCGAAATGATACCTCTAAGAGCGAACACAAGCGCTATTAAAAATAGTAGAACCTGGTCATGTAGCGGAACTCTTGCGGGGCTGGAATCTGCTTTAACTTACAAGTAAAGATTCATTGGATAGAAAGAGAATACCGCCCAACATCTCGCTCCAGTCGACTGCGCCTGCGGCGCGGCGGCTGAAGCGCAAGCCGTTGGGCGGCTATTGGGTTAGACGAGTCAACGCACAATTTGGACTTTGAACCAATCTGGAATCGTGCCCCAGGTGGGCAAATTGCTGTAGGTGACCGGGCGTGCGATGAGTGACTCGTGCTCGCCGCCGGCCAGGAAGAACCCGCCCAGCTCCGCTATCTATCGGCCGGCGCGATCGAGTTTCTTCAGTCCCCACACCTTGGTCGCCGGCACCGCAAACATCAACCCGGTGTCCGGCTTCGAGAAATCCCCCACTACCCTTTGGGTCACCTCCGCGATGCGCTCCAAATCAGCCTCGTCCTCCACCACCGTGAAGATTGTGCGGTGGTGGAACTCGTGGGCGGCGAGCAGATCGCGTAAGGAAGGGATGAGGGGCAGGTCATCGCGCGCCGCGGCCTTGATGCGGGCCAGCCCGGTGCTCTCCAGGATGGTGGCGCCGGAGACGCCGGCCTCATCCCAGGCCTGCAGCACCTCATGGCACTTCGACAAATCATTGATCACCACAATCAGCATATAGGCCATCTGTCCGCTCCTTGTTTTCACTGGTCGATTTCGGCCGCCGGCTGTGGCTGAGGTCCGCCGGCCGGCCGCGGATAGAGCGCTCGCAACATGATGGGGGTCAGCAACGTTGTCACCAATACCATGATGACCACACTGGCAAAGACCAGGTCATCAATCAGACCGCTGGACATGCCCACGGTAGCCACGATCAACCCGACCTCACCCCGGGAGGACATCCCCACTCCCAGACGCAGGGCCTCGCCATTGGTAAAACCGCCCAGGCGGGCGCCCAACCCACACCCGATGACCTTCGACAGCACTGCCACCACCACCATGGCCAGAGCAAAGGGGATGCCGCTAATCCCCAGGGAGCGCGCGTTGGTCTCCAGGCCGATGCTGACAAAGAAGACCGGTACCAGCCAGGCATAGGCCAGGGTGTGCATGCCGTGCTCGATTTCCTCGCGCAGTGGGGAGCGGCCGAAGATCAGGCCGGCGATGAATGCCCCGGTGATGGCCGCCATACCGCCCAGGGCCTCGGCCGCCCAGGCATACAGGAAAGTGATAGCCAGGGCCAGCGCCATCACCCCCTCACTGATCGGCAGTCGTTCCACCAGCGCGCCGAGGCGGGGCAGGATTTTCCCTCCCAGCCAGATGGCCAGCACCAGGAAAATGACCATGCGCGCCAGTACCCACAAGACGCTCAATAGGCTGGAACTGCCGGCCGCCACCCCCATGAACACCGACAGGAGGAGCACGACCAGCACATCATCCACCACCGCCGCGCCCAGCAGTCCCATGCCCACGCGCGTGCGTAAGACCTGTAGTTCCATCAGCGTTTGGGCGGAGATGCTGACGCTGGTGGCGGCGAGGGTCAGCCCGATGAAGGCGCTGTGGGCCAGATCAAAGCCGCTCAGCCAGCCCTGCAGTCCGCCCAGCAGGATGGGGGCAATGACGCCGATGACGCCGGCCAGCACCGCTCTTACCATTGCCTCCAGATCCACCTCTAAGCCGGCGATGAACATCAGGATCAACACGCCGATCTCCGCCAGATGGCGGATCGTCTCACCCAGGTGCGGGTCTCCGAAGAACGGCCAGCCCAGCATATTCAGCACGGTCGGGCCCAGGATCAACCCGATGAGCAGTTCCCCCAGCACACTGGGCTGTCCCAGGCGGGTAGATAGATAGCCGGCGCCCTTGGCCGCCACCAGGATGATGAAGAGGGCCAGGAGCAATTGAAGAATGGGTGCCATGACCAGTCCTCTTTTCCTAAATCCACTATGTCAACGAAAACATATGCCTCTTTATGATACCCAAGGCTAGGAGCGATGGCAAATGGGAGAACCGCGGGCGTGGGGGAATTGGTTTGCGCAGTACGTCTGGTGCTTCAGCGCTGGGCGGGAGACGCAACGGGTAGCGTTTGTCAGTCTCCCTGGGGGCTGCCGGCCTGTCCTCAAAACTGGCCGAAATTCCGCGCAACGCCTGCTGTGCAAAGGGGTTATATGATACGGAGACGGATGGGTTCCCGAGAAAGGGGGTATATGCATGGCGCGCATAGCCATTGCCACGGACAGCACCGCCGGCCTGCCGGCGGAACTGATCGAGCGATATCACATCCACGTCATCTCATTAAATGTGCTCTTTGGGCAGGAGAGCCTGCGCGATAACGTGGATATCACCACCGAGGAGTTTTACCGCCGGCTCAAGACCGTCAAAGATACACTGCCTACCACCTCCCAGCCTTCGGCCGGCGCGTTCCGCGAGTTCTACGAGACCATCGCGAAAGAGGCCGATGCCATCATCTCCATCCATATCTCGGCGGACTTATCTGGCACCGTAGCTTCCGCCCTGCAGGCCAGGGACATGCTGCCGCATATCCCGATTTACGTGGTAGATTCCCGCTTCACTTCCATGGCGCTGGGGTATGTGGTGCTGGAGGCGGCGCGTGCCGCGGAGGCCGGCGCCTCCCCGGAGGAGATCGTCGCCGTGGCAGAATCCATCATCCCGAAAATGCGGGTCTATTTCGCGGTGGACACCCTGCGCTACCTCCACATGGGCGGCCGCATTGGGGGCGGGGCGGCATTCCTCGGGACGGCGTTGGGCATCAAGCCCATACTGGAACTGCGCGGCGGCAAAATCGAGGCCGCCGGTAAAGCTCGCACCATGAAGCGGGCCGCCGCCAAATTGGTGGACCTGCTGGCGGAGCAGTTGGGAGAGGGGGCACGCATCCGCGCCGCCACCATCGGCGCGGCCGCGCCGGCGGCCGCCCAAGAGCTGGCCGAACAGATCCAGCGGCGCTTCGAATGTGTGGAAATGTATATCACGGATCTCAGCCCCGTCATCGGTACCCATGTGGGGCCGGGCACGATCGGGGCGATGGGGTACCCGGTGTAGCGCGTTCATCCTCCTCCATTTTCGCCAGGGGCAGATCACCGTCAGGCCGGAGCGGTGATCTGCCCCGCTTTTTGAGGAGCGGATCAGGGCACCAGTTGCACAAAGCGGCGCTTGCCAACGCGCAGGACCGCCGGCTCCGTGAGAGCGATGGTCGCCTCGATGTCTGAAATAACCCCTTCGTTGAGCTTTACGCCGCCCTGCTGGATCAGCCGGCGGGCCTCGCTTTTGGATGCGGCCAGGCCGGCCTCCACCAGCAAGTCCACGATATTCTTCGGCTCGTTGAGGCGGAACTGCGGCATCTCGCTGGGCAGTTCGCGCCGCTGGAAGACCCGCACGAACTCTTCTTCGGCCTTCCGGGCGGCCTCGGCATCATAGAGTTGGGTGATAAGCTCGCGTGCCAGGCGCATCTTGAGGTCGCGCGGGTTGACCCGGCCGGCCTTCATCTCCCGCTCCATCTCTTCGATCTCCGCCATGGGCACGTCGGTGGTCAGGATAAAGTACTCGATGATGACATCATCGCCCATGGACATGACCTTGCCGTACATTTCCTCGGGCGGGTCCACCAGATCGATGGTGTTGTTGAAGGTCTTGCTCATCTTGCGGCCGTCCAGCCCCACCAGCAGGGGCACGAGGAAGACGTTCTGCGGCTCTTTGCCCAGCATGCGCTGGAGCTCGCGGCCGGCGAGGATGTTAAACTTCTGATCCGTCCCACCGAACTCGACATCCGCGTCCACGGCGATGGAGTCGTAGGCCTGCAGGAGCGGGTACAGCAGTTCCATCAGGCTCAGCGGCAGGCCCTGCTCGTACCGCTTGCGGAAGGTCTCATGCGCCATCATCTGGCCCAGGGTGAAGCGGCTGGTGAGATTGAAGACATCCGCCAGCGTGAATTTCCCGAACCACTCGCTCTGCCAGCGCACCTCGGTGCGGCTCCGATCCACCACCCGGAAGAACTGCTGCATATAGGTCTCGGCGTTGGCGCGCACCGTCTCGGGGTCCAGCATGGTGCGGCTCTCATCGCGGCCGGAGGGGTCCCCGATCTGGGCGGTCCAGTCTCCGACGATGAGCACCACGGTATGGCCCAGGTCCTGGAGCTGGCGGATTTTCCGCAGGCCCACGTAGTGGCCGATGTGCAGGTTGGGCTTGGAGGGGTCGAAGCCCATTTTGAGGCGCAGGGTGCGCCCGGAGCGGAGTTTTTCGAGCAGTTCTTCTTTGGTGATGATCTCCGCCACGCCACGGGTGAGGATTTCTTCCAGGTCCATCGGTTTTTCTCCTGCCGCGTCCGGATATTGCTCCTCATTATAGCATCCGCGCCAGGGGGCGGCAAATCCTCTGATGATTTGCGCCGGCGGTATATGAGTATCCTCAGAATTTGAGATGAATTTCACGTAACTATTGACTTTTTAGTGCATATTTGATATACTTAAATAAGGAGCTGGCAGTACCCAGTTTCTGCTTTCTGCTTTTCCCAAAGGAGGGGTAAAAATGGTTAGTGGCAACAGACGTATGTCTCGGCGTGAATTTGTCCGCAAGACATTGATGGGTGCCGCGGCGGTGTCAGGCGCCGGCGTGCTGGCCGGCTGTAAAGCCGCCAAAGCGCCAGGCGTTCCCGATAAGTGGGACAAGGAAGTAGACGTGGTAGTGGTGGGATTGGGTGGGGCCGGCGCGCTGGCGGCTCTCACCGCGCATGATGCCGGCGCCAAAGTCCTCGTGCTTGAGAAACTCCCTGGCCCAGGCGGCTCCACCGCCCTCAGCGGTGGTTACTTCACCGGCGTCAATTCCTCCGTCCAGAGGGCCAAAGGCATCAGCGATTCCGTCGAGAACGCTGTCGCCTATCATTTGGCCTGCGCTCAGGGTCAGGTGGACGAAAAGATCGTGCGCGCCTGGGCGGAGAATTCGGGTGAGACGATTGACTACATTGTCAGCCAGGGTGTGGAGATCGACGCCATCATCCCGGACTTTCAGCCGGAGTTTCCTGGCGCCGGCACGCGCTCCCATCACGCCAAAGGCCTGGGCAAGGGGCTGTTTGAGCCACTGTACAACGCCATCCAGTCCAAGGGGATCGAGGTCCTCACCGAAACAAAGGGCAAGGCCCTCATCACGGACATCAACGGCGCAGTCATCGGCATCAAAGCCGAGGGCTCTTCCGGAGAGATGAATATCAAGGCGCGCCGGGCTGTGGTGTTGACGACCGGTGGGTTTCTCTACAACCGCGTCATGGTGCGTGATTTTCTCAAGAATGAGCACATCATCAGTGTCGGGTGTCCAGGCTGTGAGGGTGATGGCATACGCATGGGAATGGCTGTCGGCGCCAACCTGAAAATCATGAACGAGATTGCCGGCACCCCCGCCATCAAAGTACCTAACCAGGTTATCGCCGTACCCTCGATGCTCGCCCTGGGCGGCCTTCCCTTCGTCATGGTAAATAAGAAGGGCCAGCGGTTCGTGCGCGAGGAACTGCCCTACGATCGGGCTATCATCCCCTTTGACGTGTACGACCCGATCGCGATGGAGTATGCCAACATCCCGGCCTTCGCCATCTTCGATGATGATGTCTTCCATCTCGGCCCCATTGGTTACAGCTCGACCCCGGGAAGCGTTTGGAGCGCTGACAATATGCGGGAGTTGGAAGCCGGCGTCATCGTCAAGGCCGACACGATTCGCGAACTGGCGCAGAAGATCGGCGTGGATCCCGATGGTCTGGAAGCGACCGTGAATACCTGGAACGCCGATGTCGCCCAGGGCAAGGACAGCCAGTTCGGCCGCAAGAACGGCCTGGCTCCCATTGCCAAGGCCCCGTTCTATGCGGTCAACCACTATCCGGGTGGTTGGGATACTGTGGGGGGCCTGGAGATCAACGAGAAAGGGCAGGTCATCAATGTCTTTGGCCAGGTGATTCCTCGGCTGTATGCCGCCGGCACCACTGCTGCCAGCATCATTGGCCGCCTGTATCCTATCAGCGGAACCTGCATTGGCAGTGGCGTGACCTTCGGGCGCATTGCCGGCCGCAATGCCGCCGCCGAAAAGCCCTGGTCCTGATAAAATCCCTGTCCCTTGTTGAAGCTGACAGCCGCCGCAGCCGGCGGCTGTCAGCTTATTATTTGACGCGCAGGCAGAGTTGGAGTACACTCTATAACTGGTAGGGTGGTATGACAAGTGGCGATATTTCTGTCGGGGCAAGGCGCCTCGCTCATCAATCT
Protein-coding regions in this window:
- a CDS encoding FAD-binding protein; its protein translation is MSRREFVRKTLMGAAAVSGAGVLAGCKAAKAPGVPDKWDKEVDVVVVGLGGAGALAALTAHDAGAKVLVLEKLPGPGGSTALSGGYFTGVNSSVQRAKGISDSVENAVAYHLACAQGQVDEKIVRAWAENSGETIDYIVSQGVEIDAIIPDFQPEFPGAGTRSHHAKGLGKGLFEPLYNAIQSKGIEVLTETKGKALITDINGAVIGIKAEGSSGEMNIKARRAVVLTTGGFLYNRVMVRDFLKNEHIISVGCPGCEGDGIRMGMAVGANLKIMNEIAGTPAIKVPNQVIAVPSMLALGGLPFVMVNKKGQRFVREELPYDRAIIPFDVYDPIAMEYANIPAFAIFDDDVFHLGPIGYSSTPGSVWSADNMRELEAGVIVKADTIRELAQKIGVDPDGLEATVNTWNADVAQGKDSQFGRKNGLAPIAKAPFYAVNHYPGGWDTVGGLEINEKGQVINVFGQVIPRLYAAGTTAASIIGRLYPISGTCIGSGVTFGRIAGRNAAAEKPWS
- a CDS encoding tyrosine--tRNA ligase, which produces MDLEEILTRGVAEIITKEELLEKLRSGRTLRLKMGFDPSKPNLHIGHYVGLRKIRQLQDLGHTVVLIVGDWTAQIGDPSGRDESRTMLDPETVRANAETYMQQFFRVVDRSRTEVRWQSEWFGKFTLADVFNLTSRFTLGQMMAHETFRKRYEQGLPLSLMELLYPLLQAYDSIAVDADVEFGGTDQKFNILAGRELQRMLGKEPQNVFLVPLLVGLDGRKMSKTFNNTIDLVDPPEEMYGKVMSMGDDVIIEYFILTTDVPMAEIEEMEREMKAGRVNPRDLKMRLARELITQLYDAEAARKAEEEFVRVFQRRELPSEMPQFRLNEPKNIVDLLVEAGLAASKSEARRLIQQGGVKLNEGVISDIEATIALTEPAVLRVGKRRFVQLVP
- a CDS encoding TIGR02391 family protein; the encoded protein is FRFRRERFPNEAITSQRAQLIHDWILSLARQEMDPEERNQLLIQFCHSLANDQNRKEVDKVLISAGISQGVVNREDHALFLARDFHPEIIRHCRELFLQGNYFHAVFEACKAYNLCVKQKAQSTKDGASLMLDVWGCDKGVLKITTCATQTDKDVQEGIKFLSAGLMQAIRNPTAHEPAILWPISRQDCLDILGLISFLFRQLDKAVYFKAE
- a CDS encoding cation:proton antiporter, giving the protein MAPILQLLLALFIILVAAKGAGYLSTRLGQPSVLGELLIGLILGPTVLNMLGWPFFGDPHLGETIRHLAEIGVLILMFIAGLEVDLEAMVRAVLAGVIGVIAPILLGGLQGWLSGFDLAHSAFIGLTLAATSVSISAQTLMELQVLRTRVGMGLLGAAVVDDVLVVLLLSVFMGVAAGSSSLLSVLWVLARMVIFLVLAIWLGGKILPRLGALVERLPISEGVMALALAITFLYAWAAEALGGMAAITGAFIAGLIFGRSPLREEIEHGMHTLAYAWLVPVFFVSIGLETNARSLGISGIPFALAMVVVAVLSKVIGCGLGARLGGFTNGEALRLGVGMSSRGEVGLIVATVGMSSGLIDDLVFASVVIMVLVTTLLTPIMLRALYPRPAGGPQPQPAAEIDQ
- a CDS encoding DegV family protein; amino-acid sequence: MARIAIATDSTAGLPAELIERYHIHVISLNVLFGQESLRDNVDITTEEFYRRLKTVKDTLPTTSQPSAGAFREFYETIAKEADAIISIHISADLSGTVASALQARDMLPHIPIYVVDSRFTSMALGYVVLEAARAAEAGASPEEIVAVAESIIPKMRVYFAVDTLRYLHMGGRIGGGAAFLGTALGIKPILELRGGKIEAAGKARTMKRAAAKLVDLLAEQLGEGARIRAATIGAAAPAAAQELAEQIQRRFECVEMYITDLSPVIGTHVGPGTIGAMGYPV